From the genome of Flavobacterium sediminis:
AACTTTAATCTTACTACTGAATACAAAAATGTAAAAGATAGTAAAAAGGCAGATGGTGCTATTTTAGTAGACAACAAGGTAAGAGGCGTTATTGAACTAAAAGGAACTAATACCACAGATTTAGGCAAAATAGAAGTTCAAGCCTTTGGTTATAAAAATAATCAGCCAGATTGTACTTATGTAATTACTTCCAACTTTGAGAAAATCAGATTCTATATTGATAATGCAATTGAACATTTAGAGTTTAATTTATTTACACTTACAGAAGCAGAATTTAAAATCTTGTATTTGTGTTTGGCTGTTGAAAACATTTCAAAAGACATTGCTAAAAAAGTTAAAGAGGAATCTGTAAGCCAAGAAGATGTAATTACCAAAAAGTTATATAAAGATTACTCTTTATTCAAGAGAGAATTATTTAAAAACTTGGTTGAATTAAATCCTCAATTTGACCAATTAGAGCTTTTCAAGAAATCCCAAAAACTGTTAGATAGATTCCTTTTCATATTCTTTGCAGAAGATAGAATGTTGTTGCCTCCTAATTCAGTTAGACTGATTCTTAACCAATGGAAACAATTAGAAGAATTAGATGCTTATGCCCCACTATATGATAGATTCAAGTTATACTTTGGGTACTTAAACACAGGACATAAAGGCAAAAACTATGATGTGTATGCCTATAATGGTGGCTTATTTAAACCTGATGACATTTTAGACAACATTACTATTGATGATAAATTGCTTTATGAACACACATTAAAGCTATCAGAATATGATTTTGTAAGTGAGGTTGATGTAAACATATTAGGTCATATTTTTGAAAACTCCTTAAATGAGTTAGATGAAATTAAAGCCCAATTGGAAGGTCAAGAAATTGACAAAACCAAGACCAAGAGAAAGAAAGATGGAGTTTTCTATACTCCAAAATACATTACCAAATATATAGTTGAAAATACTATTAGTAAACTGTGTGAAGAAAAGAAATTGGAATTAGCCATTAATGAAGAGGATTATATTACTGATAAGAAAAGGCAAAAGAAAACCATTAAAGATTTAGTTGATAAATTAGATACTTACAGAAAGTGGCTATTACAATTAACTATTTGTGACCCTGCTTGTGGTAGTGGTGCATTCCTAAACCAAGCTTTAGACTTTTTAATTGAAGAACACCAATACATTGATGAATTACAAGCCAAATTATTTGGTGATGCATTGGTATTAACAGACATGGAAAATAGCATTTTGGAAAACAACCTTTTTGGTGTGGACTTAAATGAAGAAAGTGTTGAAATTGCTAAACTATCCCTTTGGTTAAGAACTGCTCAACCTAATAGAAAATTAAATGATTTAAGTGGTAATATTAAATGTGGGAACTCATTAATTGATGACCCTGAAATTGCAGGAGATAAAGCCTTTAATTGGCAAAATGCTTTTCCTAAAGTGTTTGAAAAAGGTGGTTTTGATGTGATTATTGGGAATCCGCCTTATGTAGATATAAAAGGATTGAACAAAGATGATGTAAAATTTTACTTTGATAAATATTCAACAACTGAAAATAGAATAAATCTTTATTCTATTTTTATTGAAAAAGGATTAGGATTAATTAATCAATATGGTGTATTATCTTATATTAACCCAAACTCAATGCTGGTTAATTCTTCATATTTTAAATTAAGAAAACTCATTTTACCTTATCTAAAAAAGATAATTAAATTACCTGATAATGTCTTTGAAGATGCTAAAGTTGAAACAATAATTTTTGAGTTATTTAAAAATAATTTGAGTAAAGAAATAAATGTTATTAATTACTCAAAAGATGAAAGGATAAATTTTATTGATGAATCAAGAACTATTAAGTATTTAAGTACTGATTGGGAAAAAGATTCAAATTTGAATTTTAACTTATATGCTTCAAAATCTGAACTGAATTTAATTAATAAAATTGAAAAATTAAATATAATAACTCTTAATCAAATAGCTGATTTCACATTAGGTATAACACCATATGACAAGTACAAAGGTCATAGCCAGGAAATTATAAAATCAAGAGCATATCATTCAGTTATTAAAATTGATGATTCATACAAACCTTTAATTACAGGTGAGAATATAATTAGATATTTTGTTAGTCCTGAAATAAAAGAATATATAAAATATGGAGATTGGTTAGGAGCAAAAAGAGAAGAAAGATTTTTTATTAATTCAAGAATACTAATTAGACAAATTGTTTCAGGTAATCCACCAAGAATATATTGTGGATATACTGAAGAAGAACTTTATTTTACTCAAATTGGGTTTGGGATTATTTCTAAAAATCAAGAAGAATTTGCTAATAAATACATATTAACTTTATTGAATTCAAAGCTCTTAAATTTTTACCATAAATATAAATTTTTGGATTTGGAAAAGGATTTATTTCAAAAAGTATTGATTGCAAATTGCAAAGAACTCCCAATATTAAAAGCAACCTTGTCAGAACAATTAATATTTGTAGATAAAGCTGATTTAATGTTATTATTAAATAAAGAATTAAAAGATTCAGCTTCTAAATTCCAAAGGACTCTACAAAGAAAATTTGAATTAGAGAGTTTGCCTAAAAAGTTAGAATCCTGGTATGAGTTAACTTTTGCAGAATTTGTAAAAGAATTAAGTAAGAAGAAAATAAAGCTATCACTTTCAGAAGAAGCAGAATGGGAAGATTACTTTTTACAAGAACAACAAAAAGCACTTGCTTTAAAACAACAAATAACCACCACAGACAAGGAAATAGATAAAATGGTGTATGAGTTGTATGGCTTAACAGATGATGAAATTAGTATAGTTGAGAATAGTTAATTTAAGTTATGGCAAAATTATTTAGAGATGCTGTTGATAAAATCAAGCCATTATTAACAGAAGAGATATTTAAAATTCCAATAGAACAAAAAGGAAGTAATAGCTTTCCAACTTTTTTGAAAGAAGAATTAGATAAATATGCTAAAGTATTTGAAAAAACAATTAACCCTATAATTGAAGAATATGTAGAATTTGAATCTTTAGAAAAAGGAATAATTCTTAACAAGATTAAACAATTTTCAAATTCTTTACTTGAATCTATAAATCTTCATTATCAAGGTAAAGTCTTAGAATCTATTGAAATTTTTAATAACTCTCTAAAAGAGATACTTTTTGAAGAAATAAATACTTCTGATAAAATTGCTGCAGGGAGAAAGTTTTACAGAGCAAGAAAAGATAATGAATCACATTTCACATCAGCTGATTTGTTTCATATTAAATTTGAAGATAGAATTCATGTTACTACAAAAAGATATAGTATACCAGGTTTTCCAGCACTATACTTAGGTGAAAGCACATATGTGTGTTGGGAGGAGTTTGATAGAACAAAATTTAGAAGTTTATGGTTTTCTAAATTTAAAAATACAGTGGATTTAAAAATTATTTTAATAGAAAGGCTTGAAGACTTTTTAACAGAAATAGAAAAGGTTTCTAAGGATTTCCAATTAACCTTTATATTAAGGTATTTAGTCACTTTTCCACTTTCAATTGCATGTTCAATTAAAGTAAAGAATACAAAGGCTAATTTTAAACCAGAATATGTTATCCCTCAATTGTTATTACAGTATGTTTCAAAAGATGATAATTTTGATGGAATTAAATTCCCATCAACAAAGATTAATTATTCCAAACTAAAAAATGTTCCATCTTATAACTTTGTTTTCCCTATTAAAACCAATAAAGAAAAAGGGTATTGTGATTTTTTAACTTCTGCTTTTGAATTAACAGAACCAACTTCTTTAGAAATTGAAGAAGTAATTGATAACCCTCACAATCAAAATACTGTTCATGGTTATACCACTTATAATGAGGAAAAGCATTTTGAAATAATTGAAGGTTTAAAAACTGTTTATGACTCTTCTGCTTTTGGTAAAATAGAGAAAAGACTGAATGTTAGAGACTGTAAAAAAATTTCAAATGAATAATGAGTATGACTGTAAAAGAACTAACTAAGAAAATAGCACAAACTGAATTTTCAGATGAGATTAACAAAATAACACTCAATATTAATTTTCCTCATATAAATTATGAAATTGAGTTTACAGGTCTATCATCTATATATGAGTTTTTTCTAAATCAAAATAATGATTGGAGTAAACTCGTTAATTTACCAAATGAATTAAAAGTATCTTCTAATTTTTTCAAAAGACATTATGATTTAATATTTGGATTAGATAATTATTTTAATGACTTAAATAGTTTTAATACAAATTGGAATTCAATAAAAAGTAGTATAAATAACTATTTATCAAGTTATAATAATCAAATTTTCCCAATAGAATCATCAGAACTTAAACTTTTACTTGGATTATTAAATGAAAATAAAGAACAATTTGAGGGTGCATTTAACTATATGACATCTAATTTTCAAATTAGGAATAGTAAAGAGTACTTCAAAGGTCAACTTAAATCTTATGAATTTCAAGAATTAAAAAATGATAATAAAATTTCTAAAACTGAATTAGAAAAGAAAACATTAAATCAAGTAAGAAATTATTTTAATAGAAAAATTAGTGACAATCAAAAAACTCTTTCAGAATATACCAACAACATAGAGGCTAATTACTCTGAACATTTAAAGCAATTAGATAAACTTCAAGAAGAGAAAAATCAAAATTTTGAAGAATGGTTTGAGAATACCCAAAATGAAGAATGGAAAAAATGGTATGAAGATAAAATTGAAACTTTATCAAGACTTGAAAAAACCTATGAGACTAAATTAAAACTTGAAAAACCAGCAAGATACTGGCAAATTAAGTCTGATAAATATTATGAACAAGGTAATACTGCAAAAACTATCCTAATTTGGGTTGTTATTGTTTCATCAATTTTTCTAAGTATTCTTTTATTTACAGCTCCTGATTGGATTTTCCAAAAGGTATTTAAAGGAAATGAAGTAAGCATAGTAAGATGGTCAATAGTATTCATTACATTAATTTCACTTTTAGTTTATGCAATTAGAGCTTTAACTAAATATATGTTTAGCTCTTATCATTTAGCAAGAGATGCTGAAGAAAGACATACTTTAACATTCTTCTTCTTAGCTTTAGTTAAAGACACAGAAGTTAATGAAGAAGATAGAAAAATGATTTTACAATCACTTTTTAGCAGAACTGATACTGGATTATTAAAAGAAGATTCATCTCCAACTTTACCTGGTGGAATTCTTGAAAAGTTAAAATAAAATGAAACAAAATTTAGCAAAACTTGTTACTAAGGATTCTGTTAAAAACTCACCCTGATTGTGAATAAGTTTGACTTTCATTTAATATAATAAAGGGTAATCTTTGTAAAAAGTTATAGATAGTATGGGGAATAAAGCAACAAATTTTAATGAGCAAATAGTGAAGCTTGAAGAAAGAGGAATGGAGCTTGATTATGACAAAGACAAAATCAAAGAGTTTTTATTAGATATTGGTTATTATAGGCTTGGCTTTTATTGGAATCCATTTGAAATTGATAAAGACCATAATTTTGCTAAAGGGACTAAGTTTTCAAATGCTGTTTTATTATATTATTTAGATGTTGATTTGAGAAACATACTTCTTAAGTATATGAACAGAATTGAAATAAACTTTAGAACAAAAGTTGTTTATTATGCCTCAAACACTCACAAAAATTCTCCAACTTGGTTTATAGACCCTAAGGTAATTAGTTCTGAATTTATTAATGCTGTTGAAAATCACTATAATGATGAATTTAAAAAGAACAACAAAGTAATAAAACTTCATCATCAAAAATACATTAATGACAAATTTGCTCCTGCTTGGAAAACTCTTGAGTTTTTTACTTTTGGAACAATTTTAAAAATTTATAAATCTCTTTTGGATAGTGAAATCAAAAAGAGAATTGCTAATGAATATGGCATTATCAACATTGATAAATTTATTAATCTAATGGAAACTATTGTTTATATTAGGAATACTTGTGCTCATGGTGGTGTTCTATTTGACCTTAGATTACCTAAAGGGATATCTGCAATACCTGGAATAACTTTTAACAATAACAATAGACATTCTCTTGATTCATCAATAAAAGTAATTCTATATATTTTAGAACAAATTTCAAATGACAGAAAAAATGAAATGACAGAAAAAATAAAAGAAACTTTTGATAAGCATTCTGAAAATGAAGTACTTAAAAATATAATCACAAATGAAATTGGTTATATAGATTAATTTGTATATAACAAATATGTTATGTATCTTTGCACTATGAAGTGCCCTATTATTCATTACGCTTTAATACTGCACTATAAAAAAATAAAACAACAACCCAGACTTGCTCTGGGTTTCTTTTTTTATGACAAACCCAGCTTAAAAAAGCTGGGTTTTCATTTAACTCAAAAACCAATTGTAATCTCCATTACCAATCAGTGCTTTCTGAATGCCATTTGTAAAATCAAAGGCATTCACATTTCTATCAAGAAAAGTATCTATATAAGAAGATTTATTGGCTTGTGTAAAGAGGTTATAAACATTCCAAAGGTTTATATCTCCTTGCTCATTTCTGCAAAAGCTATCATCTTCAAAATAATCTTTCACAATAGTATTAATATGTCCATCTGTGAAGTTTAAATTTGGAATCAATACTTTATCCTTTTTTGGTAAATGTTGATATAATCTTGTTCTACCAATTAATTGAGCAAACTGAGTTTCTGTTAATGAATGTTTAGCAAACTCTTTCATTCCTAACAAATGCTTTTCAGCATTATAGTTTTCTATTACTTCTATAATTTTAGTTTGTAATTCTTGATATGAGCTTACTTTCATATCATCTACAAAACCATCACTCCAAACACATAAATTGCAGCAAACTTTATTTTGGAAACCTATAAAAAACTTGAATTTTTCAAAAGTCTTTTTATTGTATAAATTTTCCAAATTATAGCTTCTAACTCCACCTATTGTAAGAGCAATTTCATTTCCATTTATTTTATCTACAATACTTGGAATCCTAATAATAAAAGCCATTCTTTCAAAATATTGAGTTCTCTCATGGTCTAATAAGTCTTTTACATTTTTATGTATTGCTTCAGGAGTTCTACCTTTAATTTGATGTGACACTCTAATTTCAGGTTTCTCAAATGTATGATGTGGAAATACTTTTAAAACTGCTTCTTGTGCAATTTCAATAAATTCCTGGTGTGAAATAGTCCTTTCATTATCCTTGCTAAACACAGGAATAACACAATCATTTTTTAAATTGTATAAATTGATTTCTTGTGTGTTAGCTTCAATAAAAGGTTTGTTTGGAAATTTTGAAGTACCAGGAGTTATAACATTACCTGTTTGGATAGTACCAGGATTTATAATGTTATTAGTTTGCTTTACAGGAATTAATTTATGTGATTCCTGGTTTATTTTGGATTCAATGATGACTTGTGCTTCCATTTGTACTGAATGATTTTGGGTTTAACAATATTTCTTTTGAATTAATAGTGTCTTTCTGAACTTTGAAATCATATTCTAAAAGTTCTCTCCAATTGCTATATTGGTTGTACAATACTTTTAATTCATCAAGGCTTTTAGTGTTTTTAATCTTTTCTCTGGCATCTTGTAGATTTGTACCACTATTACACCATTCTAAAATTTTTCTTCCTGTAGCAGAATTAATAATGAATTCAGGCTTACCCATAAACAAGCCTGTTCTGTCTTTACTTGAAACAGCAAAATGTTTAATATCTACATCAAATACAATAGTAAATTCATAATCCAACCCATCTTTTTGTACTGCTTTCAATCCTACTTTTTCAGGAATGTATTTGCCATCTTTTTGATTTAAAACATAATCCTGTTTGGTTCTCATTGTGGCAATAATATGAGCATCAGACTGTAAAATTTTATCTGTAAATGCTTTCTGTAATGGAGTAATTTTTGCCCAATTTGTAAATGAGTTTCCAGCTAATGAAGAATGATAATCAAGTAAGTAATCCCAACAATGACTAATGCTATCTATAATTATCACTTCAATACCTGCTTTTTCACAAACATCAATTGCTTTAATGTAATTGTCTGGTGTAAATGGTGGAGTTAATGTAAGTACATTATAATTGCCTAAATGAGCATATAAATCAGCACTTCCATTTTCTGTATCAATAATGGCAACTTTGCTAAAATCACCATTTGTCAATCCTTGTGCAAGTAATAAACTTGAATAAGTTTTACCACTACCTGCTGAACCTTGCAAAGCCATTTTTATTTTGGCTTTCTTCCTTTCTGATTGTCTTAATTGCATAGTTTATAATTTTTATTTGATTAATATTTTAGATTCCTGGTTTATACAAAACAAAAAACCAACCTCATTTGATTGAGATTGGTTTTGAAAAAGTCACATATTTTCCTAAATTATATATATAGGAATAGGAAAATATGTGATTTAATTAAAAAGGCTATTTCCTATTATTTCTGAATTACTGAATAACATATTGACATAAAACTCATTTTGGAATTTTTCTTTTGAAAAGGATTCTTCAATTCTGTAATGCAGAACTTTTTTCCCATTAATTAATTTTTGAGATTTCTTTTCATTTACTTTGAAAAATATCTCTATTAAAAGTTCATAGAAATATTGTCCTGCTTTTAAGCTATTGTTGAATCTTTTAAAAGTATCATAAAAAGGAAATAAGTCAAGATTAATCACTATATCTTCATTAATCAATCTTTTTAATTTATTAAGCATATCAAGCTCATTAAATTTTTGAATAAACAAACTTGATGCTTTAGTATTAAGTAAATTTTTGCTTTTTTGATTTATAATTTCCTCATTAATAACTTCTAATAGTTCATTCCAATTCTTATATTGATTATAATAAAAATTTAATTGTTCATTTTCAAATGAAATGGTTGCTCCAGTTGAACTTAAATTTAAGACTTGATTCAAACAAGACTTGAAGTAAATAGATTTTATTAACTTTCTGTAGTCTCTTGTACTCTCCTCAAATACAAATTCACCATATGTTAAAACATTTATCAAATAATGCATTTTTAATTCTTTAATTTTAACTGAATCAATTAATACTTTATCTAAATAAACTTTTCTTTTATTTAAAAATGAATTGAATGTTGCAAAAAATTGATGACCAGAATAAGCCATTAAATTTGTTTGAGCTAAATTATTATTAAAAGCAGAATTAGCTGTAATATTATAATGATATCTAATACCCTCAATTAAAGACTCACTTTCAAAGTAAATATCTGGATTGTAGTATATAGATTTTAATTTACAATTTGAAAACTGATTTGTAACTGCAGTAAAGAATACATAAGTTGATAAATCTCCATTAAAAAAAGTACTATTCAG
Proteins encoded in this window:
- a CDS encoding Eco57I restriction-modification methylase domain-containing protein; amino-acid sequence: MSLFQNAVVTKYLQAINQDSINQKWNEFTTYFHNPERQENIRNSKEEQYQEGFLRELFVKILGYTLNPEPNFNLTTEYKNVKDSKKADGAILVDNKVRGVIELKGTNTTDLGKIEVQAFGYKNNQPDCTYVITSNFEKIRFYIDNAIEHLEFNLFTLTEAEFKILYLCLAVENISKDIAKKVKEESVSQEDVITKKLYKDYSLFKRELFKNLVELNPQFDQLELFKKSQKLLDRFLFIFFAEDRMLLPPNSVRLILNQWKQLEELDAYAPLYDRFKLYFGYLNTGHKGKNYDVYAYNGGLFKPDDILDNITIDDKLLYEHTLKLSEYDFVSEVDVNILGHIFENSLNELDEIKAQLEGQEIDKTKTKRKKDGVFYTPKYITKYIVENTISKLCEEKKLELAINEEDYITDKKRQKKTIKDLVDKLDTYRKWLLQLTICDPACGSGAFLNQALDFLIEEHQYIDELQAKLFGDALVLTDMENSILENNLFGVDLNEESVEIAKLSLWLRTAQPNRKLNDLSGNIKCGNSLIDDPEIAGDKAFNWQNAFPKVFEKGGFDVIIGNPPYVDIKGLNKDDVKFYFDKYSTTENRINLYSIFIEKGLGLINQYGVLSYINPNSMLVNSSYFKLRKLILPYLKKIIKLPDNVFEDAKVETIIFELFKNNLSKEINVINYSKDERINFIDESRTIKYLSTDWEKDSNLNFNLYASKSELNLINKIEKLNIITLNQIADFTLGITPYDKYKGHSQEIIKSRAYHSVIKIDDSYKPLITGENIIRYFVSPEIKEYIKYGDWLGAKREERFFINSRILIRQIVSGNPPRIYCGYTEEELYFTQIGFGIISKNQEEFANKYILTLLNSKLLNFYHKYKFLDLEKDLFQKVLIANCKELPILKATLSEQLIFVDKADLMLLLNKELKDSASKFQRTLQRKFELESLPKKLESWYELTFAEFVKELSKKKIKLSLSEEAEWEDYFLQEQQKALALKQQITTTDKEIDKMVYELYGLTDDEISIVENS
- a CDS encoding DUF6161 domain-containing protein; this encodes MTVKELTKKIAQTEFSDEINKITLNINFPHINYEIEFTGLSSIYEFFLNQNNDWSKLVNLPNELKVSSNFFKRHYDLIFGLDNYFNDLNSFNTNWNSIKSSINNYLSSYNNQIFPIESSELKLLLGLLNENKEQFEGAFNYMTSNFQIRNSKEYFKGQLKSYEFQELKNDNKISKTELEKKTLNQVRNYFNRKISDNQKTLSEYTNNIEANYSEHLKQLDKLQEEKNQNFEEWFENTQNEEWKKWYEDKIETLSRLEKTYETKLKLEKPARYWQIKSDKYYEQGNTAKTILIWVVIVSSIFLSILLFTAPDWIFQKVFKGNEVSIVRWSIVFITLISLLVYAIRALTKYMFSSYHLARDAEERHTLTFFFLALVKDTEVNEEDRKMILQSLFSRTDTGLLKEDSSPTLPGGILEKLK
- a CDS encoding Abi family protein, with translation MGNKATNFNEQIVKLEERGMELDYDKDKIKEFLLDIGYYRLGFYWNPFEIDKDHNFAKGTKFSNAVLLYYLDVDLRNILLKYMNRIEINFRTKVVYYASNTHKNSPTWFIDPKVISSEFINAVENHYNDEFKKNNKVIKLHHQKYINDKFAPAWKTLEFFTFGTILKIYKSLLDSEIKKRIANEYGIINIDKFINLMETIVYIRNTCAHGGVLFDLRLPKGISAIPGITFNNNNRHSLDSSIKVILYILEQISNDRKNEMTEKIKETFDKHSENEVLKNIITNEIGYID
- a CDS encoding DUF3871 family protein, which produces MEAQVIIESKINQESHKLIPVKQTNNIINPGTIQTGNVITPGTSKFPNKPFIEANTQEINLYNLKNDCVIPVFSKDNERTISHQEFIEIAQEAVLKVFPHHTFEKPEIRVSHQIKGRTPEAIHKNVKDLLDHERTQYFERMAFIIRIPSIVDKINGNEIALTIGGVRSYNLENLYNKKTFEKFKFFIGFQNKVCCNLCVWSDGFVDDMKVSSYQELQTKIIEVIENYNAEKHLLGMKEFAKHSLTETQFAQLIGRTRLYQHLPKKDKVLIPNLNFTDGHINTIVKDYFEDDSFCRNEQGDINLWNVYNLFTQANKSSYIDTFLDRNVNAFDFTNGIQKALIGNGDYNWFLS
- a CDS encoding AAA family ATPase: MQLRQSERKKAKIKMALQGSAGSGKTYSSLLLAQGLTNGDFSKVAIIDTENGSADLYAHLGNYNVLTLTPPFTPDNYIKAIDVCEKAGIEVIIIDSISHCWDYLLDYHSSLAGNSFTNWAKITPLQKAFTDKILQSDAHIIATMRTKQDYVLNQKDGKYIPEKVGLKAVQKDGLDYEFTIVFDVDIKHFAVSSKDRTGLFMGKPEFIINSATGRKILEWCNSGTNLQDAREKIKNTKSLDELKVLYNQYSNWRELLEYDFKVQKDTINSKEILLNPKSFSTNGSTSHH